The following coding sequences are from one Bifidobacterium sp. window:
- a CDS encoding Lrp/AsnC family transcriptional regulator, with product MESRGERPQLDAINRKIMIQLQEDGRRSYVSIGKAVGLSEAAVRLRVQKMIDEGLMQIVAVTNPLELGYKRQAMVGITVDGDIEYVAKQLRNIRQIDYIVITTGRYDILAELFSEDDEGMLEIVNRHIRKIDGIARTELFTYMRLEMQRYDWGV from the coding sequence ATGGAATCACGAGGCGAGCGCCCACAGCTCGATGCAATCAACAGAAAAATCATGATCCAACTTCAAGAAGATGGACGACGTTCTTATGTATCCATCGGTAAAGCAGTTGGTCTTTCCGAAGCTGCAGTTCGCCTTCGTGTACAAAAAATGATTGATGAAGGTTTGATGCAAATTGTCGCCGTCACCAACCCTCTGGAATTGGGATATAAGCGGCAAGCCATGGTCGGCATCACCGTTGATGGGGACATCGAGTATGTAGCAAAGCAGTTGCGCAACATCCGACAAATCGACTACATCGTTATCACTACTGGAAGATACGACATCCTCGCCGAATTATTCAGTGAGGATGACGAGGGCATGCTTGAGATTGTCAATAGACATATCCGCAAAATTGACGGCATTGCTCGCACCGAGCTTTTTACCTATATGCGCTTGGAAATGCAACGCTACGACTGGGGTGTGTGA